CCGCGGCGGCAGCATGGCCAGCAACCGGGTCACCAGCAGTTCGGTCTCCCGGTCGAGCAGCGCGGCGAGCAGCTCGCCGCGGCGGCGGTAACAGGCGTAGACCACCGGACGGGTCACCCCCATCCGGTCGGCGATCGCGGCCATCGTCACCTGCGCCACGCCCTGCTCGGCGGCGATCTGCAGCGCGGTGTCGAGCACCTGCGGCCGCCGGCGCTGCGGGCCCAGGTGCGAGGCCCGGTTTCGGGTGGCGGCCGGCACGGCTCAGACCAGCGTGACGTCGGCGATGAGCAGCACCGGCCAGGCGACGACCTCACCGAGCGCGGAGAACACCTGGTCCAGCCCGCCGAGCGACTCCAGATGCGCGCTGTGGGTGAGCGCCCAGATCACGCCGATCGTCAGGTAGGGCAGGCCCACGGCGACCGCGGCGACCACGCCGAGATACACCAGCTGGCGGACGCTGAGCCGGCGGTCGAGCACGTCGCTGATCACGGGGTCATCCGATCTGTCCGAGCAGGGGTTGGGATTCGACGAGACCTTCGTCGCTGGGGGTCTGACCGTCGCCGAAGACCCGCTGGTGCTGGCGGGCGCGCAGCTCGCGGTGGGCCTCGGCGGGCGGGGCGAACCCGAACCGCCGCTGGGCCTCCCGCGGGGTCGTGGTCACCGCGGTGACCGGTGGGATCCCCCGCAGCACCCGGGTGCCGATCGGCAGCGTCGCCGGGGACAGCAGCCGCAACAGGATCAGCTGCAACCGGGTGGAGAGGCCGATCACGGTGAACGCCGCGCTCAACGGGGCGACCACCGCGGCGTCGAGCACACGCGAGGTCGACAACCCCGCCAGCCGCCGCATCCAGCGCGGCATCGTCGCCAGCGTGCCGCGGCGCAGAAACGCGGTGATCACCAGGGTGAACGGCCGCAACACCCGCGGCAGCGGCGGCAACATCACCTCCGCGCGCAGCAGGTGGTTCATCGCCTTGCGCGCGATGGGGGAATCCAGCAGCAACGGACGCATCTCGTCGAAGTAGCGCCGCACCCCCGCCCGGTCGGCCGGGATGTCGTCGAGGTCGCAGGTCTGCAACTGCGCCGCACGGCGGCACTCGGCCCAGTACTGCCGTTCGTCGGCCTCCGACAGCGGTCCGGGCCCGTATTTCTCGTAGGCGATGAGGATCGAATGCCACGCGGTCAGATGGATCCACAGCTGCGACTTCGGATCGTTGGCGTCGTAGGGCGATCCGGTCACCGGATCGGTGCCGATCGCCTTGGAGTGGATCTTGACCAGCACATCGGCGACCTCCGCGGTCGAGCGGGCATCGCCGAACGCCACCATCGCGAAATACCGCAGGGTGCGGTCGTAGCGGGTGCGCGGGCGCTCATAGATCTGACTGGTGGTCTCCACCGACGCCACCAGCGCCGGATCCAACTCCTCGATGACCACCGCGCGCTGAAACCCGATCGACAGCGACGTCGGGTAACTCCACACCTTCCACGTCACCGATTCGGGTCCGAAAAACCCGTAATCCTCGGCCGGCTCGGCCGTCGGCACCGACACCCAGTCGCGGAGAACGCTCACCGTGCACCCCTCCCATTTTCCTACACTGTGTAGGATTCTGACGCCGGCGGGCCCGCCCGTCAAGGGTCGGGTCGGCACCGGCGCCCAACCCCCGGTCACCGCCGGTCCAGGCCCGCAATGATCCACTGGGGAGGCACCGAGTCAGGCCGATGAGGCGCCGAAGGGAGTCAGGCGATGGCACGCAGCGACGACGACGACTGGGATCTGGCGTCCAGCGTGGGAGCGACCGCCACCATGGTCGCCGCCGGCCGCGCCCGCGCCGCCCGCGACGGACTGATCGACGACCCGCTGGCCGAGCCGCTGGTGCGTGCCGTCGGGATCGATTTCTTCACCGACTGGGCCGCCGGCGCGCTCGACGCCGCCGACGTCGACCTGCCCGACCTGCCGTGGGGCATGGGCCCGATGACCACGTTGATGGCCGCCCGCACCCGGTTCATCGACACCTTCCTCACCGAGGCGGTCGCCGCCGGGATCACCCAGGTGGTGGTGCTCGCGGCCGGACTCGACGCGCGCGGGTACCGCCTGCCCTGGCCCGCGGGGGTGATCGTCTACGAGATCGACCAGCCCGCGGTGCTGCAGTTCAAGGCCGCCACCGTGGCCGAACTGGGCGTCGAACCGACCGCACCGGTGCGCGCGGTCGGCGTCGATCTGCGGGCCGCGTGGCCGGCGGCGCTGCGCGACGCCGGGTTCGCCCCGGAGCGGCCGACGGTCTGGATCGCCGAGGGGCTTTCGGCCTTCCTGCCGCCCAGCGGCCAAGACCGCCTGCTCGACGACGTCACCGCCCTCAGCGCCGGCGGCTCCCGGCTGCTCACCGAGATGTTTCTGGGTTCCCCGCAGACCCGCGAAGCGATGCGCCGGGTCCACCAGCGCTGGTATGAGCGGGGCCTGACCGTGCACCTCGATGACCTCGCCTATCCGGGGCAGCGTCACGACGTCGCCGACTACCTGGGCCGGCGAGGATGGCGCACCGACCGGGTCGAGCTGGCGGCGCTGCTCGCCGACGCCGGGCTGCCGGTGCCGGCCGATGCCGAGCCCGGCGCGCAGAACCACTACACCACCGCCGAATTGCCCCGTCGATGACCCCGGAGCGGCAACGGTGACGTCGATGAAGTGGCTGCTGACCGCCCTCGGCGCCGCAGCGGTGGCCGTGGCGCTGGTCCAGCCGTGGTTCTACGCCTCCACCCTGACCGGGACCGCCACCCTCACCGGGTGGGGGCACTGGTCGGCCGGCGATGCGATCGAGGCCCGGCTGGTCCCGGTGCCGTTGGGGCTGCTGGTCGCCACGCCGCTGGTGTGGGTGGTCGTCGCCGCGGTGCGCAACCGGTTCGGTCAGGCGTTCGTCGGGGCGGTCGCCGCCGCGGCGCTGACCGGGCTGGGCATCGCCCTGCACCAGCGGGTGGCGGGCAGCGTCACCGGCGGCGACGCGGTCTTCGTCAGCCTGGCCCCCGCGCCCGCACTGGTGTTGGGTCTGACGCTGATCGGCACCGTCTGCGCCTGGTACCTGTTCGCCCGCACCGACTTACGCGACCCACCCACGGGATGAACGGCCCCCCTGCGGTGCACCGGGGCCCGTAGACTTCTCACCGTGACCAGCCGCATCGCGGATCCGGTGCTCGCCGCCCGGGTCTGCACCGCCGAGGAGGCGGCCGCGATGATCGTCGACGGCGAGCGCGTCGCGATGAGCGGGTTCACCGGCGCCGGCCACCCCAAGGCGGTACCGGCGGCGTTGGCGCGCCGCGCGGCCGCCGGGGCTGGCCCCCACATCGAGTTGTGGACCGGTGCGGGCACCGTGGCGGCCGTCGACGGCGCCCTGGCCGCCGCCGGGGCGTTGACCCGGCGGCTGCCCTACCAGTCCGATCCCACCCTGCGGGCGTCGATCAACGCCGGCGAGGTGGACTACCTGGACCTGCACATCGGTCAGGTCGCGCCCCTGGCTCGCCGCGGATTCCTCGGCCCGGTGGACAGCGCGGTCATCGAGGCGGCCGCCATCACCGCCGACGGCGCGCTGGTCCCGACGACCTCGGTGGGCAACAGCCAGACCTGGTTGGATCTGGCCGACCGGGTGATCGTGGAGGTCAACTCCTGGCATGCACCGAACCTGCAGGGCCTGCACGACATCGCCACCGACACCGCGGCGCCGATCCCGATCCGCCGCGCCGGCGACCGCATCGGCGCGCCGGTGTTGAGCTGTCCGCGCGAGAAGGTGGTGGCGGTGGTGCCCACCGACGCACCCGAGGGCAACGACGCGTTCACCGCCCCGGACGCGGTGTCGCACCGGATCGCCGGGCACCTGCTGGATTTCCTGCACACCGAGGTGGCCGCGGGCCGCCTGCCCACGGCGCTGCGGCCGCTGCAGTCGGGGGTGGGCAACGTCGCCAACGCGGTGCTGTCGGCCTTGGCCGACAGCGGGTTCGCCGATCTGAGCGCCTACACCGAGGTGATCTCCGACGGGATGCTCGCCCTGCTCGACAGCGGCCGGATGCGGGTGGCCTCGGCGACGGCGCTGGCCCTCTCCGAGGCGGGGATGCGCCGGTTTCGTGCCGGGGACTTCCGCGATCGGATCGTGTTGCGGCCCGCCGAGATCAGCAACCATCCCGAGGTGGTGCGCCGCCTGGGGGTGATCGCGGTCAACAGCATGATCGAGGCCGACCTCTACGGCAACGTCAACTCATCGCACATCGTGGGCAGCGAGATCATGAACGGTATCGGCGGATCCGGGGACTTCGCCCGCAACGGCTACCTGTCGGTGTTCATCACCCCGTCGGTCGCCAAAGCCGGCGCGGTCTCGACGATCGTGCCGATGGCCTGTCACGTCGATCACCCCGGCCAGGACGTCGACGTGATCGTCACCGAGCAGGGCCTGGCCGATCTGCGCGGGCTCGCGCCGCGCCGGCGCGCCACCCTCATCATCGCGTGCTGCGCGCATCCGGATTACCGGGCCGCGCTGACCGACTACTACCACCGCGCCCTGCGGGACGGCCCCGCGCGCCACACCCCGCATCTGCTCGGCGAGGCGTTGTCCTGGCACGCCCGCTATCTGGCCACCGGCAGCATGCGCGCCCTAACGCAGTAGTGCGCGGCTCATCACCACCCGCTGGATCTGGTTGGTGCCCTCGTAGATCTGGGTGATCTTGGCGTCGCGCATCATGCGTTCGACGGGGAAGTCGATGGTGTAGCCGGCCCCGCCGAACAACTGCACCGCGTCGGTGGTGATCTCCATGGCCACATCCGAGGCGAAACACTTGCTCGCCGCGGAGATGAACCCCAGATCCGGCTCGCCGCGCTCGGCGCGTGCGGCCGCCGAGTACACCATCAGCCGCGCCGCCTGCAGCTTCATCGCCATGTCGGCGATCATGAACTGCACACCCTGGTTGTCGGCGACCGCGCGACCGAACTGCTTGCGGTCCTTGGTGTAGTCGATCGCGGCATCCAGCGCCCCCTGGGCGATCCCGACCGCCTGGGCCCCGATCGTCGGACGGGTGTGATCCAGGGTGCGCAACGCGGTCTTGAACCCCGTTCCCGGCTCGCCGATGATGCGATCACCCGGGATGCGGCAGTCCTCGAAATACAACTCGGTGGTCGGCGAGCCCTTGATGCCCAGCTTCTTCTCCTTGGGCCCCACACTGAACCCCTCGTCGTCTTTGTGCACGATGAACGCCGAGATCCCGTTGGCCCCCTTGTCCGGATCGGAGACCGCCATCACCGTGTACCAGGTGGAATGCCCGCCGTTGGTGATCCACGCCTTGGTGCCGTTGAGCACCCAGTCGTCGCCGTCGGCGCTCGCGCGGGTGCGCATCGCCACCGCGTCGCTGCCGGACTCGCGCTCGGAGAGCGCATAGGAGGCCATCGCCTCCCCGGCGGCCAGCGACGGCAACACCTGCTCCTTGAGCTCCTCGGAGCCGGCCAGGATCAACCCCATGGTGCCCAGCTTGTTCACCGCCGGGATCAACGACGACGACGCGCACACCCGCGCGACCTCCTCGATGACGATGCAGGTCGCCACCGAATCCGCGCCCTGACCGCCGTAGGCCTCCGGCACGTGCACCGCGTTGAACCCCGAGGCGTTCAACGCCGCGAGCGCCTCCTCGGGGAACCGCGGCGCCTCATCGACCTCGGCGGCATGCGGGGCGATCTCTTTTTCGGCCAACGCCCGGATCGCCGAGCGCAGCTCCTCATGCTCCTCGGGCAACGCGAACACGTCGAACGACGCATTCCCGGTCCATCCAGCCATCACAGCCTCCTCGCTACTCGCCGGTAACTTTATCGTGTAGCGCGGCGTCCTTGGCCAGCACCGTCTCGGCCAGCTCCTGCTGGAAGGCGATCATCCGGTCGCGCAGCGCGGTGTCGGCGGCGGCCAGGATGCGCACCGCCAGCAGCCCGGCGTTGCGCGCCCCGCCGATCGAGACGGTGGCCACCGGGACCCCGGCCGGCATCTGCACGATCGACAGCAGCGAATCCAGCCCGTCGAGGCGGGCCAGCGGCACCGGCACCCCGACCACCGGCAGCGGGGTCGCCGAGGCCACCATGCCGGGCAGATGCGCCGCCCCGCCGGCACCGGCGACGATCACCTCGATGCCCCGGGCGGCGGCCTCGCGCGCATAGTCGAACATGCGTTGCGGGGTACGGTGCGCCGAGACCACCCCCACCTCGAACGGCACCTCGAATTCGGCCAGCGCGTGGGCCGCGTCGGCCATCACCGACCAGTCGGAGTCGCTGCCCATGATCAGCCCGACCCGGGGCCGCGGCGGGGTGCTGGGGGTCATGACTGCCACTCCTTCTGCTCGTCGGCGGGCCTGCCGCTGCGCCGCTGCTCGACGTCGCCGGCGCGATGCGGGTCGTATCCGTCGCTCCACCGGCCGTGCGCTACCCAGTGTGCCGCGAGTTCGGCGCGGGCGCGCAGGTCGGCCAGGTCGCCGGAGTCGGTGCCGAG
This sequence is a window from Mycolicibacillus parakoreensis. Protein-coding genes within it:
- a CDS encoding oxygenase MpaB family protein, which encodes MSVLRDWVSVPTAEPAEDYGFFGPESVTWKVWSYPTSLSIGFQRAVVIEELDPALVASVETTSQIYERPRTRYDRTLRYFAMVAFGDARSTAEVADVLVKIHSKAIGTDPVTGSPYDANDPKSQLWIHLTAWHSILIAYEKYGPGPLSEADERQYWAECRRAAQLQTCDLDDIPADRAGVRRYFDEMRPLLLDSPIARKAMNHLLRAEVMLPPLPRVLRPFTLVITAFLRRGTLATMPRWMRRLAGLSTSRVLDAAVVAPLSAAFTVIGLSTRLQLILLRLLSPATLPIGTRVLRGIPPVTAVTTTPREAQRRFGFAPPAEAHRELRARQHQRVFGDGQTPSDEGLVESQPLLGQIG
- a CDS encoding class I SAM-dependent methyltransferase, giving the protein MARSDDDDWDLASSVGATATMVAAGRARAARDGLIDDPLAEPLVRAVGIDFFTDWAAGALDAADVDLPDLPWGMGPMTTLMAARTRFIDTFLTEAVAAGITQVVVLAAGLDARGYRLPWPAGVIVYEIDQPAVLQFKAATVAELGVEPTAPVRAVGVDLRAAWPAALRDAGFAPERPTVWIAEGLSAFLPPSGQDRLLDDVTALSAGGSRLLTEMFLGSPQTREAMRRVHQRWYERGLTVHLDDLAYPGQRHDVADYLGRRGWRTDRVELAALLADAGLPVPADAEPGAQNHYTTAELPRR
- a CDS encoding succinate CoA transferase, with product MTSRIADPVLAARVCTAEEAAAMIVDGERVAMSGFTGAGHPKAVPAALARRAAAGAGPHIELWTGAGTVAAVDGALAAAGALTRRLPYQSDPTLRASINAGEVDYLDLHIGQVAPLARRGFLGPVDSAVIEAAAITADGALVPTTSVGNSQTWLDLADRVIVEVNSWHAPNLQGLHDIATDTAAPIPIRRAGDRIGAPVLSCPREKVVAVVPTDAPEGNDAFTAPDAVSHRIAGHLLDFLHTEVAAGRLPTALRPLQSGVGNVANAVLSALADSGFADLSAYTEVISDGMLALLDSGRMRVASATALALSEAGMRRFRAGDFRDRIVLRPAEISNHPEVVRRLGVIAVNSMIEADLYGNVNSSHIVGSEIMNGIGGSGDFARNGYLSVFITPSVAKAGAVSTIVPMACHVDHPGQDVDVIVTEQGLADLRGLAPRRRATLIIACCAHPDYRAALTDYYHRALRDGPARHTPHLLGEALSWHARYLATGSMRALTQ
- a CDS encoding acyl-CoA dehydrogenase, translated to MAGWTGNASFDVFALPEEHEELRSAIRALAEKEIAPHAAEVDEAPRFPEEALAALNASGFNAVHVPEAYGGQGADSVATCIVIEEVARVCASSSLIPAVNKLGTMGLILAGSEELKEQVLPSLAAGEAMASYALSERESGSDAVAMRTRASADGDDWVLNGTKAWITNGGHSTWYTVMAVSDPDKGANGISAFIVHKDDEGFSVGPKEKKLGIKGSPTTELYFEDCRIPGDRIIGEPGTGFKTALRTLDHTRPTIGAQAVGIAQGALDAAIDYTKDRKQFGRAVADNQGVQFMIADMAMKLQAARLMVYSAAARAERGEPDLGFISAASKCFASDVAMEITTDAVQLFGGAGYTIDFPVERMMRDAKITQIYEGTNQIQRVVMSRALLR
- the purE gene encoding 5-(carboxyamino)imidazole ribonucleotide mutase; its protein translation is MTPSTPPRPRVGLIMGSDSDWSVMADAAHALAEFEVPFEVGVVSAHRTPQRMFDYAREAAARGIEVIVAGAGGAAHLPGMVASATPLPVVGVPVPLARLDGLDSLLSIVQMPAGVPVATVSIGGARNAGLLAVRILAAADTALRDRMIAFQQELAETVLAKDAALHDKVTGE